Within Vigna unguiculata cultivar IT97K-499-35 chromosome 2, ASM411807v1, whole genome shotgun sequence, the genomic segment CCTTATGGTTCAATTTTGGCTTTATATAGGTAAGACACTATACAACATCATAAATTGGATGTCATGAATAACCAACATAGGAACTAAAACATGTAAGCAACATGCATCATCATCGATATACATACTTccgtggaaaaaaaaaagggggtATCATGCACTCTTACTTTTGGTTACACCATCTTTTAAGAATAaagttctttaaaaaaaaatgaagaaaaattaacttgttgaCAACATGCAAAGAGTTATTGGCAAAATTATAGTCTTTCAATACTCTTTATCTGTTTTCATTTTAGAAGAAAATTGTTCGCTTTTATctcatatttaaattgttttacgacatgtttatatattattgtaccTTTAgtcttataataattttaaatagtttagacacatatttaatgttaaaccgagagaaaatttgataaaataaattttttcgaGCTACTATTTCATTAGAATAgaagagttatatatatatatatatatatatatatatatatatatatatatatatatatatatttctgtGAAATATTCTTAGAAGACATAAAAAGTAACTGAGTGCATAATGAATACCGCTTCGTTCTTtcttaaaacaaataagaaatgtaataaacatttttcttactttagcaaaataattataatttttgtactttaatatatatatatatatatatatatatatatatatatatatatatatattaataatgatgtaaaatataaaagaaattaatgttatcttaaattttgaatataccagctcaaaaaatttaaaaaaaaattaaaattctaaagaacatatgaaaaacaacgattttgtttttctaaaattaagacAAATAGAAAGGAATGAGAgaagtaaaaattaaatgaaatataaaaatatgaataataaaaaacaaatagctaatgttgtttgaattttgaaaataacatttcaatataatatttaaaaaaaaatagacgtAATTTACTATaacacataatatatattaatttttggtTATCTGTACTTATcctatattaattaaaaataagatcaattactaatattatattaactaaaaataaaatcaattactAACATTCAgtcagttttataaaaaaagaaagaaaaattatacttaaatcTGCTTATTAATCCAACTTTAAAACACTAGTGCGGAGAAAGGCAATTAATTCTTTGAATAGAATGCatcataattatttagtatttagCATGTACAATGTATATGTACCAATGTTTTGTGGTCGAAATCATTAAAAGAGTATTTTAGTCAATATTTGCACCTTAATTCAATTGTGTTCTTAATGATGTTCATCCCATGTAGACTTGGTGTATTTACGAAACCACTTTCTTAAATATTGACTCAAACTTTGAACCATGATATTCATAGGGAAAGCAAAACCTGTGTACTTAGGTATTATTCTTTCTATTAATTAGGCCATTTTTTTTTACGTAATTATAGTTTTaaacccttaattattatttatattttttaagtacaGTTTATGTTTCTTAAAAcgttaaatatagttttattacATGAACTTTAAGGTCAAATcgaaatttgtcaaaaaaattatttttatacattaaaatgatcgtatctatttatttttaaaatttaaaaataaaaatatatacaaatttaaacataaataaatttcaatttcacgtCAAAATTTAGACAccgaaattatatttaatcttttaaaatcattataataTAAAGCAATAGGTAAAATAAAGTTAACCCTTGATGTGGAATCATGAAAGGTAGGAAAGTTTTGTTTGCAAGGGTTGTTGTTCCAAGTGATAGGGATTACCCAATGGAGATGGGCTTTTGGGCCACAATAATAGAGATGGAATCAGGTTCATGTTCTGCTTAAAGAAGAATAGAATTGTTTTTAATGGACAACAAACGTTGCAATTGCACTTGATTGAGAAAGGTGCTGAATGCAAaatcttttcaaatttattacagAATAAAGTTTTGGCCAAAACGTGATCACAAGCACAATCTTTTAAAACCTCGCACATAtgcctccttttttttttctcaataaaacAAATTCTTCATCTACTTTCAGGGAATTAGGTTTGGGTTTTGATTTGGCGAATTGAAATTGGCATATTCTAAAAAGGGCACTGTGCAGTGGTCTTCTCCTGTGCTTAGTGAACAGTTTGGTAACAATGATTGAGTTTGATGTTAATGTGAATAGTGTTCATCTTTTCTCCCACACTTGTGTGTTTACAAAGTGCTTTATagtaaaaatatgttgttaCTATTATTTCTATGTACAAGCGTTGAACCTAAACATTAGCACGCGCCCAAAATTTCAGCCTAGGCCTATAACTCTCAACTACCTATAATTTACTATTCTACCTTTCAAGTCTCCCTCTCCATAATAATTACTTGTAATATTTTCTGTTCAATTTTTGTACTAAGAGCTTTTCCCATCACTAATTTTCTCCCAATGAAAAGTCAAAAAAAGGATTTGCAACATCAAATAAGTGGGTGATAGTATAGTACAGTGACGGtgatgaagaaaaatatttttatctttttctttttagtacGAAGGTGCAGTTAGTAATAAAGGAGATGTGAAAAGGAAAAGCCATCTATTCAACACTCTTATTCACGTTAGGGCCACTTTCTTCGGcccaaaacaaaaatgaatgaGTTAAGTATGATGCTATTCGtaccatgtttttttttctatttgcaGAGTTCCTTTTTTAAGAAACTATAATATTTTGGGAAAATAATTTGCTTAACATAGTTATGTTATGCCCAAATATATTTATGGGAATTAGCTTctgtaatgtattattttagACTAAAGCTTAgtaatttaacttttgttttgcCAAAACTAGTTTTTGTAAAGTATAGAAATATATCTATTTGaaacaatttaaagttacaaatacaaatatatgCTAATAACAATCCAACATCTTCCAGTCTAGCAACATGTACACATATATTTCACCAAAATCAATctcttattctttattataacattttgtTACCGGTCTACCTTTATTTTTAACTATGTTGCCatctttattcattttatttcaaaacacTCATTTAATATGAATCACATATGTATCGTCATTTCTGAATTAGCTTctgtaatgtattattttagCCTAAAGCTTAgtaattcaatttttgttttgccAAAACAGTTGTTGTAATGTATAGAAattgttttcataaaatttgtgATAAAAGAGGAGGTGCAAAGAGAAAAAGGAGGTTTGCCTGAGcttaaaaattattggtgtCACTGTATTGGAAACAAAAACCTGAAAACGAATCtcctgaaaaaaaattaaaaaacatgagAGGAAGATACAAATGGTACCAACAACTAACAGAAAAAGCTTTCAATTTTCGGTTTTCTGTACTTGTGATGGTTGACTCTAATTTTAGGAGGTGAAAAGGTGCTAAATCTAACATTGGACGAAATGTGGATACGTGGATTCGAATTTTGGATCAAAGGTTGCACTTTGTTGGCCTTAATATCTACAATTTCCGCTCTGGAACCCGAACTGGGGTCGACTCGCGTCGTCTTCCAGGTTTTTctatttgaatattttgttaaGCTTGAtccttttctattttcatttgtaATTGCTTGGATTTGCAGTAAAAGCTTGAATTGAATTTTATACATACTTGGTGCTTTCGGTGTTGTAGAATTGTAGTCGAGTTCTCTATCTGTGCTCTATTAAGTAGTGGAGAAGCTCAGACTGTGGATACCGTTGTTTTTGATAGAGACGATCTAAGTTATTTATGTTCTGGGTATTTGTGAAAACTGGAATTAAGTAGCTTATTCAGTGAAAAATCCCAGCTTGATTGCGGTTAGATAGCttgtttctgaattttttttcaattttttctttttgtttgttaCCTGTGGTTTGTCACTTAGATTCTTGTGTTTTCTGATGCAGACAAAGTATGGGGACATTGAATTTGGTTTCTATCCAACTGTTGCACCCAAAACTGTTGACCACATTTTTAAGCTCGTGCGACTTGGAGGCTATAACACTAACCATTTCTTTCGGGTATTGTTCTCTAGAAAGAAAGCTAGTGAGCGTTAGGTTTTATGAAGGTGTTGTGTGTTTTATTGCTTTGTGAGTCAATGGTTTTGGATTCAATACGCAGGTGGATAAGGGATTTGTGGCACAAGTAGCAGATGTCTCGAATGGAAGATCAGCTCCCATGAATGAGGATCAGAAAAGAGAGGCTGAAAAGACTGTTGTTGGTGAATTTAGCGACGTCAAACATGTTCGGGGTATTCTTTCCATGGGAAGGTTAGGTCTTTCTAGACAGTAATTGCTGCTTGCAAAAGCATATTTCTGCTGAAGCTCTTGATTTAGTGTGATTCTCGTCaccttttttgttattaaattgcATTTGTGCACGGTTTAACAACTTATTAGGTATTAGTTTAGTCTGTGCTAGATTTAGTTTgactcaaattttattttctatgcataattttaaaactaactaGTTAGAAATGTGGtttcaaccccacaaaaccggcttgaaCTGTGAGGTTTGCAACCacatatatatactttaaattaagtTGATGTGTTTACACACTCTAAATATAGAGACTCTAAGTACTCTAATATGTTAAAGGATAGgatttaagcctaactcaagcTCCACAAactggcttgtaaggtgaggtttgcacctcatttatatattatgaaattgtcttatctctagtcgatgtgggacttccaacaatgATCATTGTAGATTCTTAGCAAATAGttgtttaattttgatatgGTGTTCTAGCTTTGCGTTACATTGAATCATATTCCCTTGGTCTACTCTAGTCAAGGATTAATGATTTGTCTGAGTGTCATAGTACAAGTTTTGAGAAGAACAGGTACATATATAATCTTGGTCATTGCAACCAATTATCCCTTAAAATTGAGTTTTTGGGTGAAAGCTCACGAATGAATTTATATCCAGTAATCTAACATGTCCCCTCAAGCAAGATCCCTTTGGTTTTGTTGTTTGCACAATAGTAATACTCAGGCCTTCCTACCCTGTGTTGGAAAGTTTCTAACTTGTATTTAGAGAAATGTGGGCAATACGGATTGCATTGTGGACCACTTAGTCATAGAggttttaatttcatgtcatgAACCAACTGTTCTTACAGATTTGGTTATTGGAAAAAGcacataaacaattttatatctAAAAGATGGAAACTAAAATGAATTGGAAACATAAATTTTCATCAGGTTGgtgaaaaaaatagatttactCGTGAATTTGTATTTAGCATTGATTTTCACTTTAGCTGTTCCGAACTATCCTTGTAGGTAAAGGCTCCATTGTGAATGCCATTATATTGGCCTGAGATCTACCACTCCTATGAACCATCTGATTTTGGTCAGCCCAATTCCAAGAGCTGTTCTAGGAGTCGCATACCTCACACcctctttttttaatattctggtCTCCCACCTAAATACCTTGGCCACCAAGAAGCCTTTGCATCTCACAGGGGCTAGGTATGACAATAGTTAGATTTTGGATAGGGTGGTAAAGTATTTATCTCCATGCCCACTTCTACGAAAATACTCATCTCTAGGCCCATGTTGACATAGATAACATCTTTAATCCTCATTTTCATACTCATTGCTTATCCTATACCTCGACATATTTCCTTGCTttagttaaaatatatgtttttccttttgacaAACCTTATTTCTAAaagttagtaaaataaaattactattttaatagTGTAATTAACTATAAAAGTCGACAAAGcaaatgaattaaattaaattaacatcaaactcaataaaaagatatttcaaactaagatcatgaaacacaagaTATACTTCAAGTCCAACCTAATATACAAATAAACAATATGAACAAGTTATTTATTAGCCTAAAAATACATCATTGGTACATAATGTTAACCCTATTTTCCAAATGAACGACTTAAGAGACCGGACGTCAGTTTTGTAAAGGGCTGGCAGGCATTGATTGGTTACTGTTTAGCATTCCTGAAGGAGTAGAGTAAAATCCCATGAACTGAAAGTGGCTAAATGATAAAAGATATCTATGTGGAAGCATTTGGAATCTTTgctatttttatgtttatgacTGATACAAGTTTATGAAAGATGCTAGCAGCAGCGTTAAGGGTATATTTAGTATATATTGAGTGAACTGGAATTTATAATCTTAACATATGATTGTTGAAGTAGTCAGCTATGTAACAGTCCTCATTATTATCTTGCTTGCAAATTTCTGAAAGCATTCTCTTGGTTTGAACTTGTTGAAGGACCTAACATATGCAAATTTGTTCTCACAGGTATGATGATCCAGACAGTGGTTCATCCTCATTTTCAATACTACTTGGAGATGCTCCTCATCTTGATGGAAAGGTTTGGTTACTATGAGTGCAATATAATATCGTTGCAAACCATTTACTAATATCTTGTGATGTTTACAATATACTGATGTAGCCCTTTTCAGTATGCAATATTTGGAAAAGTTACTAAAGGTGATGAAACATTGACAAAGCTCGAGCAACTACCTACCCGCAAAGAGGGTATATTTGTAATGGTAAACTAGAAATCTTATCCATTTTTGTGCATTGTTCTTTTTTCCCATCATTGAATGTTCAATCCTGTATCATGTGCACACGTTTCCATGTTTTAggaaatttacatttttttcccTGCAACAACTGTTTTTTGAAACCTTGTGGAGAAGCCATGGGCAAATCTATTGAGAAATGTGGAAGAAGAGAAAAGGGAGAGGTAGGTTGTTGGGTGGGGAAGGGGATCCTCAAAACTTGAATGCATAGATTTGTATGTATGTGTTTGGGAAAGAAAGAAATTCTCTATAGTAATTATGTGGCTTCAAATTATTCACCTTTGGGTTTTTGTTGCTAAAATTGAGGGtggtttttttataatagaacAATTCAGAAAAAAAGGGTGTAATAAGTTAGAACTCTTGGTTGTTGAGAGAAAAGGAGAATTATAAATCTTGGTCATACAACCTTACATTGACATTCAAGATTTAGTGATTTCTTgaacatttacaaaattatgtgcatttatcttttagttttgataatttaaatatgaactAAATTTCTAATAGTTTGTCTATATTTATTGTGCTTATATCTTACAGTAACAAGAGTTCTTCTCGTTTGATAAGTTGCcttcaaaaattatattcatatgaCAATAACTATTTATGTTTAAGGGTGAAGTCGATAACTGTAAGCTAGTATTTCTAATACTTTTTATCCTTATACTGAATGTTGAAGTCTGCACTGCATTTAGAATGTTTTGAAACTTATTTGTTTCTTATATCTTTTGGGGCCCTCCATTATTGTTGTTATCGGCATTAAACCGATCAATTGCTTATTGGTATCTTCATGGATCTGCTGGTTTTCTAATAGAagaattgtgtggatgcatatCTTTCGTTTCATGTTTTTGGTGCAAACTTTAATTACTTAACGTGATTACTTCTTTATTTGTACTTGGATaattctgtttttcttttttcagccAATGGAACGCATCACTATCTTGTCATCGTATTATTATGGTAGGaatctttcaatttttatttatttttttgttgcttgttggttaaaattacaaatagTAGTTTCACCTGATTTGGAATTTGTCCTTGTTCCTTTGGATATTTGCCCTGTAGTTTcccttattttgattttggtccCTCAGTCGCCAATATGCAATTTGAAACAATAAGGACCAAATCTTTATGGAAATTGGGGACACAAATATAATTTAGGGGCTAAAACCTAATGACAGGAACCAAAATCCAACAAATTGAAACAAGGAACTGATAcccaaaagaataaattatagggactgaaaaataaaattgaataaacttTTGAGATTAAATGTTGTAGTGGTAACATTGCTTTTACTACCAAATGTTATATCGTGAATCACTGTTACTGGAAAAAAATGCATTGGAAGATGCCCATATTTTTTTGTGATGCATCACTGATAAAAAATTAGAGTTAATTGACAAATACAAAAGCTGTTCTTGCTCTATGAGTAGAAGTAGTGTTGCACCAAGCCCACTTATTTTAGACCTGACAAGATGTTGTAAAGATTCTGGATTATGAATGTCAGAAAATGCCTAGTGTCTTTGTTCCTAAACATCATTGAAATCGATCTCAGAGTACAAAATTCCTACCATTGAAACCAACTCAAGCTCTTCCCTCCATAGTCACTCAGAAACCCTTTTGATTTCAAATTACCCTTCCATGTGATGTGATTGATCCATCCAAAGTAGTCATCCCCTGAATAAAAAGCTCAAGTTTAGAGGTAAGGCTTCCCTTTGTTCCTGAACAAAAAGTTATATTGTTTGCAAAAGTAATGCAGTTTAGATAATTTTATGTATATCCTAGAAATCTCATccaaagttaaattaaaatagactCATGGCTGAACCCTGATGTAATCATATCCTTATAAGAAAGTCCAGTCTCGGTTGCAAGATTTCCCATGATAGTTAGTTACGTTATGAAGATTACTATTATGCTACATTGCAGATTTTGGATGAAAAGACAATTCCATGTTCTATATAGTACTTATTCTTTTTGTCTCTTAGCTTTGCTTAATATTTGTGTTGGATTGGATTCTCTTTCCTTCTAAATCTTGCTGTCTGTAATTTCTATTAGACAAAGAGACAGAGAATTGTCAACAAGACAGATCAGTTTTGAAGCTCAGACTAGCTGCCTCAGCTGTTGAAGTTGAACGACAGGTAAAATAATAAACGTTATCAGATCAAGATCATAATGTTTGTTCCACTTGTTAACATAGCTTTCATACGTCATTTTTTGCAGAGGATGAAATGCTTCCCCTGATAGTTTCAAGTTTACTATTAAGTTGGAATGAACATTACACTGCTGCACTCTCATTTTATATAATGTCCTAGTAGTGTATCCAGATACTGCTTTTTTATGTACGAGAAATTGTTCCAAAATGAACAAGCATGAATTCAGACATTGTCCGGCTCGAGAGCTTGATCCAAAAGCCGTTTCCTGAatgctcaaaatttcacctttgaaaaaaattgttctGGGGCCTTGATATTTGGGATATAATGAAGATAAACAGGGTTAAGGGTCTGTTTGATTtaggttttaatataaatagttttcttCCATGTTCTTAACATTGTGTTTTCTCATATTTCAACATATCTGATACTTTAAAATCTGCATTTGCATCGTATCAATAAGTAAAAGAAACAGATGATATCAGACACTATAGGCATTCAAGTCTATAAGTGTAACGATTTTAGAATCTAAAACATGTAGTTACGCATAACAACTTTGAAATCCACAATACAGATATTAGCATTATAGTTAATAGAACAGATTGTTCCAGTTTTGAAGGATACACTTTCTGATTTTTTTCATTAGAGTGAGAGAATATAAGACAGCAGACAGCATACACTTGGATAAGTGAAAAgtcactttaattttttattaaatagggAAAGATATGCAGCCATGAAAACTATATGAAGCCATGTCTGTGTCCAATTTTTTACTGTTCTGAAAATTATTTGAAGTAGTGGAATGTGGAAAACTATATGAGCGTAGCATgtattctttgatttttttaaaacttttgttaGTGTTTATGGAAGTGTTTGACATAATCcactttgtttcttatttttatctcctttctaagtttttttttataaactatttttttattctttcatattatttttcctattattttatttatttttaaatagatgtaatattttagttacaatagaaatatagaattataaaattataagattaataaggtaacaaagtaaaataatagCCACACGACATTTacataattaacacaaaaatctAACAATAGTAACTtcaatgaaaaaatttaaattttttagaatttaataactataaaaatttaataggaATTCAATTCAGAAAGTTGAACCCATAACctattttatcatttctttCAAACTCTTGGGTCCAACTTTAGAGTTCTCGATTGTTAGTAGGAGAATTAAACTTACGACATCTTACACTCTTTATTCCATCTTTTATCACTAAatcaatcttatatttttcGGTCTATTATATGTAATTATGAGAATTGATaagtaaatatattaaaatataatatataattatttaataatttttaattcaatttattgaatatttgttaaagaaaaaaaaattatgcaaagaTAAAAATCATTATTGTCTTATTTTGCAATGACCAACTCATTCATTCAAttagttgataaaaaaaatttaataacattttcgTACAACAAATAACAtcagaaatttcataaaataaaacactttataaaaaaattattttaaatttaaatatatattttttaccattatttactaaaattgtATTTCGTTCatgttccaaaatatatattaatttcttcCTTACACTTTATAAAAAGCAAATACTATGAAttcgataaaaaaaatctatttaaattaacttaatatGTTATGGAATGacattatgataataatataaaagttactttttttttcaaatcgaTTACATACACTAATAAATTTCTCATCATTTATTCTCTAATTCCACTCTTTTTCTCTAAatctaaacaattttttttactgtttactaatattctctctctttctttctttttttaagttatttattcaCTTTTCATCGATCCATTAGGagaaaggttttttttttttttttttcaaatttgtccACATATGAATACTTCACGTGGTAGATTGAGTTTTGTCGGGCTATACAATAATGGAGTAGTAAAACCTTTTTGTCGTTTTAAATTAACCAACAAAATATTGTTGACTTGCCCATTACCATTCATTCCAATATGAACTTTTCAGATCTTTAGATCgtatttatatcattttttttattcttaaccTTGAAATCAATAATATTGTTGAAAAAAACATGCATGATTATTGGAAGAAAGAGCCCAATTTTCAAACATGATGAATAAAACTTATAAATGTGTGGAAACAAAAGTAATTCTTCGGTTTAAACGTGTTATATTTACTGTCAAAGTCAAAACTAATATTTAgcaattgattgatttgtaaatacAGAAAAAACTTCTAAACAGATAATATATAGCTTTTACTCATTgtgatttaattaatttgtaataatattttcagaataaatatcaaatgaatcaatgttattaaaaaatataataagatttAAGACTTCAGTAACTTATGTTGGTTCTGATTTAAAGTTAAAGTTAgaatgatttcaaataaaagttttaagttttttttttcatttattattattttggtatTTATGACAAAACAGTttgtatattaataaatatctaAATTGTTTGATACAGAAagtattaaaaatgacttaatcaatttttatctatgaatttttttaataataaaatcatctttcaatatttttgaaattatcacaattttttacatgaaattttattgCATCATTTTAGGATAGACCAATACTCTCGGTCTATAATTcatttttcctttctcttttgtaattttaatcaGTGAAGTTCGTTGAAAACATTGTCTTCGAAGATGCGGGTTAACATATGTTCATAAAGTTTTTTAACCatatcttatatcttatattaattagataagataattttataatatataaatagataaaattttattttataaattgattttgtaaaactaaattaagtatatttttaacaataatatcaTAATCAATATTTAGTCtcacaaacaaaataattttataatatttaaatgagattgagttagatttaaattctaattttaataataattttaattaaaataaagtaattataaacTTGTAATTGTTTTTACCTTTTCCCCAAGGACAAAAGAAACCTATTTATGATGGGgaaattattgaagaaaaacTTTCACCTTCAGAAACAATGGATTGAGACAAACAACGTAGTACATCTCAACTTCAATTTCCATTTTTGTCGCTCGGTGCAAAAAGTTGTTTATATgtacaaaataatgaaaacaacaaaaactattTCTCTTCAGAGAATAACCCAATAGTAGTATGAAAATGTACGGCCGAAAACAACGAACCATGAACACAGCCTAATTCCATCCGATAAAAGTTAAATCACAACATTCCATAAAAACtgctttaatatttttcaatcaaaattaaatccttttcaataacatatattaatatttaacggaatatttgttttgtacatacaaagtataaaaataaaattttaaatctatacgATAATGATATGTTGAGAGCACTTAAAGAAAACTTATATaacaatctaaaataataacatgttcattatatttattttattcgttaatttaaaattttaatatatattattatattattagaaaGAGGTTTTCGactaagtatttttttattaaagaggtattaaaatattatttttctttctcaacttattagatttaaaaaataaaccaaTCTTATTAACGATATTACATATACTACATAAACACAGGCGCTTTATGCATTTTgtaaatatgtgtgatattatattagcaggtaataatattataatattattaagttaatatataaactaaaattatatttattaaaaataaagtaaaatatatcagaac encodes:
- the LOC114167862 gene encoding peptidyl-prolyl cis-trans isomerase CYP23, with the translated sequence MWIRGFEFWIKGCTLLALISTISALEPELGSTRVVFQTKYGDIEFGFYPTVAPKTVDHIFKLVRLGGYNTNHFFRVDKGFVAQVADVSNGRSAPMNEDQKREAEKTVVGEFSDVKHVRGILSMGRYDDPDSGSSSFSILLGDAPHLDGKYAIFGKVTKGDETLTKLEQLPTRKEGIFVMPMERITILSSYYYDKETENCQQDRSVLKLRLAASAVEVERQRMKCFP